The Mycolicibacterium parafortuitum nucleotide sequence CAGGACCGCGTTCGGGTCCCCTCGGTTGACGAAAGTCATGCCTATGTTCCGGGCTTCGAGTCGGCGGACCATGGATGCTCCTGTTCTCGTGTCGGCCGGGCCAACGCTAGGGCGGTACCAGCCGATTGCCAAGCTACATCAGACATCTGATGTCTTGGTGGGGTTTCGGGAATGTTACGTAAATTCGCGGTGTGTGCCGATGTGCTGGGAGAACGGTTCCACTGTCTCAATACAAGAGTTAACACGAGGCAGGACAGGTCATCAGACTTCGCTGTTGTTCCGCGATGGCGGGTGGTGGTGCGCTAGTGTTGCCCTTCACCAGACATCAGATGTGAGGACACGGCATGCGGGATTCGCTCGTCGACCAGGTCGCAGGCAAGCTCCTCGCCGCGATCACCGACGGTGACATACCGCCCGACGGCGCACTGCCGTCGGAATCGGAACTTGCCGCGCAGTGGTCGGTGAGCAGGCTGACCATCCGCGAGGCCATCAAGTCGCTACGGGTTCGCAACATCGTCCGCGTCGAGCGCGGACGGGGAACGTTCGTGAACCCGTTGTCGGAGTGGACCGCGCTGGAACCGGCGCTACTCGCGGCGCGGGTGGCCAACGACCACGAAACCGCGCGCCAGCTCATCGAACTCAGGAAGATCGTCGAGACCGGCGCGGCGGAGGTCGCGGCCGCGCGACGGACGTATCGCGATCTCGCCGATCTCGCCGATTCGATCTCCGACATGGAAACGGCCATGGAGGCCGAGGATCTCACCGCGATCGTCGCCGCGGACCTGAGATTTCACGAGGCCATCTTCGCCGCGACGCACAACCCGTTTCTGGCGGTTCTGCTCGAGCCGATCGGTGCGGCGGTCCTGGAGGGCCGCACGAAAACGTCCGCGGTGCCCGAGATCCGCCGTCACGCGCTGCAGTGTCATCGCCAGATCTTCGCCGCCATCGAGGCAGGCCTTCCGGTGCAGGCGCGGGAGGCGATGGCGGCCCATGGATCAGACCGCCGAGGACAGTGAACGTTTCCTGTCGAACCCGGCCCGCGAACAGGAGCAGGCGTGAGTGTCGTAGATCTACCGCTGGTCGAGGTGTCCGACAGGATCCGGCGAGGCGAGCTGACCTCGCTGGCGGTGACCGAGGAGTTGCTCGATCGCATCGAACGGCTCGACGATGCGATCGGCGCCTTCTCGTTCGTCGCCGCCGAGGAGGCGCTGGCGCGGGCGGCGTCTTTGGATGCCGAAGTGGCGAAAGGGATGTCGCGGGGCGCGTTGCACGGCGTGCCGATCGCGGTGAAGGACATCTTCGATGTCGACGGGTGGCCGAGCGAGATCGGAATGCCGTCGCGTCGGGGTGCGGTGTCGCGTGGCTCGTGCACCGCGGTCACACGTTTGACCGAGCACGGCGCTGTGATCGTCGGGAAGGTCCACACCACCGAAGGGGTGTACGCCGAACACACCGACCCTTTCCGCGCCCCGAAATCCGTGGAACCCGGATCGCTGGGTCGGGGCTTCGTCCAGTGGCAGCGCGGCGGCGGTGGCGGCTCGCCTGGCGTATGCCGCGCTGGCCTCCGACACCGGGGGCTCCATCCGGATGCCGTCCGCGGTGACGGGTTCGACCGGGATCAAGCCGACCTGGGGTCGTGTCAGCCGCGCCGGCGTGTTCGAGCTTGCGGCGTCGCTGGATCACGTCGGCGTGATGGCGCGAAGCGCGGTGGATGCGGCCGTCGTCCTCCAGGCGATCGCCGGGGCCGATGAGGCGGACCCGACAGCAGCCCTCGAACCTGTACCGCACTTCGACGCCCCGGTCGGGGATCTGCGCGGCGTCGTTGTCGGGGTGGACGGCGCCTGGATCGACGAGGACGTCGAGCCCGAGGTGGCGCACGCAGTGCGCCACATGGTCGATGTGCTGACATCCCTTGGCGCCCAAGTGCTCCCCGTATCCCTTCCGGATCCTCACCAGGCGAATGAAGACTGGTTCGGTATCTGCGGCGTCCAGGCCGCCCGCGGTCACCACGACAACTTCGCGGCCCGCGGCGGGGAGTACGGCAAGGCGTTGGCCGACCTCATCACTCTCGGTGCGGGTCTCACGGCCGTGGACTATGACCGGCTCCTGGTCCGCAGAGCGGCGTTCGCGGGGCGTATGCGCGCTGCGGTCGGCACCGTCGACGCCGTGGTCATGCCGGCGCTGCCTTTCGTCACACCGCCCGCGGCGGACATGGTGGCGATGTCCAGCGACACGGTGGCCCGCATCCACCGCTTCACTGTGCCTTTCACCATGAGCGGTCTGCCGTCGGTGACGCTGCCCGTCGGGTTCGATCGCGTTGGTATGCCCATCGGAGGCCAAGTCGTGGCGGGTCCGTTCCGCGAAGACGTCACGGTGCGGATCGCCGCGGCTTTTCAAGCGGTCACGTCCTGGCATCTGGTTGCACCCGAACTGGACCAACAGACCGCCGGAGTGTCCCAGCGCCACTGAGGGACTGTCGCGGGAATTCCGCATATGCGTCAGACCTCTCATCGCGCGGTCCGGCGTGTTAGCGTCCGGATGTCCCGCCACCGCACGGACGGAGGTCCGATGACGCAGGTGCTCGTTCTGGTCTTGGCGCTGTTGATCGGGGTGATCGCGGGCCTACGTGCGATGACCGCCCCCGCGGTCGTGGCGTGGGGAGCGATGCTCGGCTGGATCGACGTCGACGACAAGTGGTCGGAGTGGACGGCGCATCCGATCACAGTCACCGTGTTGACGATCTTCCTGCTCGGTGAGTTGGTCACCGACCAGTTGCCGAACACGCCGAGTCGCAAAGTGCCTCCGCAGTTCCTGACGCGGATCGTCACCGGCGGCTTCGCCGGAGCGGTGATCGGAAGCGCGTTCTTCCACACCTTCATCGGCGCCGGGGCCGGTGTCGTCGGCGCGGTGCTCGGCACGCTGGGCGGTGCGGCGCTGCGCGGCAAGCTGTTCTCGGCCAACAACGGCAACGACCGGCCCGGTGCGTTCCTCGAGGACCTGGTCGCCGTCGGCGGTGCGTTCCTGATCGCGTTCCTCGTCAGCCTGGTCCCGTAGGCCCATGTCTGCTGACGCCGTGCAGAAGTTCGACGCGATCATCATCGGCGCGGGGCAGGCCGGGCCTCCGCTGGCGGCGCGGCTCACCGAGGCCGGCCAGACCGTCGCGGTCATCGAGCGCAAGCTCGTCGGCGGCACCTGTGTGAACGCCGGTTGCATCCCGACCAAGACGCTCGTCGCCAGCGCGCACGCCGCGCACCTCGCGCGCCGCGGTGCCGACTTCGGGATCCGCACAGGTCCGGTCACGGTGGACATGGCCGCGGTCAAGGCGCGCAAGGACCGGATCAGCGGCGGGGACCGCGAGGGCCTTGAGTCGTGGCTGGAGAACATGAAGGGCGCCACGCTGATTCGCGGTCACGCCCGGTTCGAGAGTCCGCACACGGTGCGCGTCGACGACCGGCTGCTGGAAGCCGACCGCATCTTCCTCAACGTCGGCGGCCGCGCGGTGGCGCCGGGCATCCCGGGCCTCGGCGACGTCGACTACCTGACCAACGTCGGGATCCTCGACCTCGACGTGGTCCCCGAGCATCTGGTGATCGTCGGCGGCAGCTATATCGCGCTGGAGTTCGCCCAGATGTATCGGCGCTTCGGCGCCGAGGTCACGGTCGTCGAAAAGGGGCCCCGGCTGACCGCGCGGGAGGACGAGGACGTCTCCGCGGCGATCAAGGACATCCTCGAAAACGAGGGCGTCACGGTGGTGCTCGGCGCCGACGCGATCAGCGTCGCGCGGCACGAGCACGGGGTCGCGGTGACCCCGCGACGGCGCACCGCCGGTCGTCGGCAGCCACCTGCTCGTCGCGGTGGGGCGCATCCCCAACACCGACGATCTCGGGTTGGAGGCCGCCGGCGTCGAGACCGACAAGCGCGGCTACGTGGTGGTCGACGATCAACTGCGCACCACCGTCGACCACATCTGGGCGATGGGCGACTGCAACGGCCGCGGCGCGTTCACCCACACCTCCTACAACGACTTCGAGATCGTCGCGGCCAACCTGCTCGACGACGATCCGCGCCGGGTCAGCGACCGCGTCACCACCTACGCGCTCTACATCGACCCGCCGCTGGGCCGGGCTGGCATGACCGCCGACGAGGTCCGGCGCTCGGGCCGAAAAGCGTTGGTGGGCAAGCGCCCGATGACGCGGGTCGGGCGCGCCGTGGAGAAGGGGGAGACCCAGGGATTCATGAAGGTCGTGGTGGACGCCGAGACCGAGCAGATCCTCGGGGCCTCGATCCTCGGTGTCGGTGGCGACGAGGTCGTCCATCTGATTCTCGACGTGATGACCGCCAAGCTGCCCTACACCGCGATCTCGCGGACCATGCACATCCACCCGACGGTCGCCGAGCTGGTGCCGACCCTGCTGCAGGACCTCAGACCGCTGACGTAACCGGGCCTTGACTGTGGCGTGCGTCACAGTAATATGACCACTGGTCACATCAAGCCTTGGAGGCGCGATGCCGACGGTGACATGGTCTCGGCTGGGCGCGGATCGCCGCGCGGCGGTGGTGGCTGCCGCCGAGGCCGAGTTCGCCGCGCACGGGTTCTCCCGCGGCAGCCTCAACGTCATCGCGCGGCGTGCCGGCGTCGCGAAAGGCAGCCTGTTCCAGTACTTCGCGGACAAGCGCGACCTCTACGCACACATCACCGAGGTCGGCAGCCAGCGGGTGCGCCGCCACATGGAGGACCAGATCCGCCGGCTCGACCCGAGTCGGCCGTTCTTCGAATTCCTGACCGACCTGCTCGACGTGTGGGT carries:
- a CDS encoding FadR/GntR family transcriptional regulator; translated protein: MRDSLVDQVAGKLLAAITDGDIPPDGALPSESELAAQWSVSRLTIREAIKSLRVRNIVRVERGRGTFVNPLSEWTALEPALLAARVANDHETARQLIELRKIVETGAAEVAAARRTYRDLADLADSISDMETAMEAEDLTAIVAADLRFHEAIFAATHNPFLAVLLEPIGAAVLEGRTKTSAVPEIRRHALQCHRQIFAAIEAGLPVQAREAMAAHGSDRRGQ
- a CDS encoding DUF4126 family protein, with protein sequence MTQVLVLVLALLIGVIAGLRAMTAPAVVAWGAMLGWIDVDDKWSEWTAHPITVTVLTIFLLGELVTDQLPNTPSRKVPPQFLTRIVTGGFAGAVIGSAFFHTFIGAGAGVVGAVLGTLGGAALRGKLFSANNGNDRPGAFLEDLVAVGGAFLIAFLVSLVP